In one Blastococcus sp. Marseille-P5729 genomic region, the following are encoded:
- a CDS encoding acyclic terpene utilization AtuA family protein, translating to MTDLLRIANCSGFFGDRLSAAKEMVEGGDIDVLTGDWLAELTMIILRRQMAKNPDAGFASTFLMQVEQVLGSCLDKGIKVVSNAGGLNPKGAADAIGRVAAKLGLTASVGYVTGDDVLERVPALIEAGKLTNLDDGTPVDLAGRVPLAANAYLGGWSIASCLSRGADVVVTGRVTDAAVIVGPAAWAFDWSRDSYDELAGAIVAGHVIECGGQATGGNFAFYDEVPGIERIGFPIAEVRRDGSSVITKHEGTGGLVSVDTVKAQLLYEVGGPQYANPDATALLDSIQLRQDGPDRVEISGVKGIAPPPGLKVSMAVEGGYRNQMLLCITGEDPEGKAEIAEKTIWNMIPGGREAFERVEVDLIGRPADDPETFGAATTLLRIAVADQNEKLVGRAFSGAIIQTGLSTYPGLYATSPPGGATSYETYIPAVVDVDEVMAHALVGSDDVAVPETGRETSQPLDPPTYDDASSSSSSRSSTAAEGRTETPQDGNAGDHGNGSDPGPTARVPLGRLYGARSGDKGGHANLGIWARSQEAFDYLDGFLTTTKLRELIPGIEDLKVRRYPLPNLWAINFVIEGFLGDGVSSSLRFDAQAKGLGEFARARHIPVPSSLIS from the coding sequence ATGACCGACCTGCTACGAATCGCAAACTGCTCGGGGTTCTTCGGCGACCGGCTCTCGGCGGCCAAGGAGATGGTCGAGGGCGGTGACATCGACGTCCTCACCGGCGACTGGCTGGCCGAGCTGACGATGATCATCCTGCGCCGTCAGATGGCCAAGAACCCGGACGCCGGGTTCGCCAGCACCTTCCTGATGCAGGTCGAGCAGGTGCTGGGCAGCTGCCTCGACAAGGGCATCAAGGTCGTCTCGAACGCGGGCGGGTTGAACCCGAAGGGCGCCGCCGACGCGATCGGCAGGGTCGCCGCGAAGCTGGGGCTGACGGCGTCCGTCGGATACGTCACCGGAGACGACGTCCTCGAGCGGGTGCCGGCGTTGATCGAGGCCGGCAAGCTGACCAACCTGGACGACGGCACGCCGGTCGATCTCGCCGGTCGTGTGCCGCTCGCCGCGAACGCCTACCTCGGCGGGTGGTCGATCGCCTCGTGCCTGTCGCGTGGGGCGGACGTCGTCGTCACCGGCCGGGTGACCGATGCCGCGGTCATCGTCGGTCCGGCGGCGTGGGCCTTCGACTGGTCTCGAGACTCGTACGACGAGCTCGCCGGCGCGATCGTCGCCGGTCACGTCATCGAGTGCGGCGGTCAGGCCACCGGCGGCAACTTTGCCTTCTACGACGAGGTTCCGGGGATCGAGCGCATCGGCTTCCCGATTGCCGAGGTGCGCCGTGACGGCTCGTCGGTGATCACCAAGCACGAGGGCACCGGCGGTCTGGTGTCGGTCGACACCGTCAAGGCCCAGTTGCTCTACGAGGTGGGCGGTCCGCAGTACGCCAACCCCGATGCGACCGCGCTGCTCGACAGCATCCAGCTGCGGCAGGACGGTCCGGATCGCGTCGAGATCTCCGGTGTGAAGGGAATCGCTCCACCGCCTGGGTTGAAGGTGTCGATGGCAGTCGAGGGCGGCTACCGCAACCAGATGCTGCTGTGCATCACCGGTGAGGACCCCGAGGGCAAGGCCGAGATCGCCGAGAAGACGATCTGGAACATGATCCCGGGTGGCCGGGAGGCCTTCGAGCGCGTCGAGGTCGACCTGATCGGCCGTCCGGCCGACGACCCCGAGACCTTCGGTGCAGCGACCACGCTGCTGCGGATCGCTGTCGCGGACCAGAACGAGAAGCTGGTCGGTCGAGCGTTCTCCGGCGCGATCATCCAGACCGGGCTGTCGACCTACCCGGGGCTCTACGCAACCTCGCCTCCGGGTGGCGCGACGTCGTACGAGACCTACATCCCCGCCGTGGTGGACGTCGACGAGGTGATGGCGCACGCCCTCGTCGGCTCGGACGACGTGGCGGTGCCCGAGACCGGCCGCGAGACCTCGCAGCCACTCGATCCCCCGACCTACGACGATGCCTCATCGTCGTCATCCTCACGGTCGTCGACTGCGGCCGAAGGCCGCACGGAGACGCCGCAGGACGGAAATGCCGGCGACCACGGCAACGGCTCCGACCCGGGCCCGACGGCCCGCGTCCCCCTGGGCCGCCTCTATGGCGCCCGCTCGGGTGACAAGGGCGGCCACGCCAACCTCGGCATTTGGGCGCGCTCGCAGGAGGCATTCGACTATCTCGACGGCTTCCTGACGACCACGAAGCTGCGCGAGCTGATCCCCGGCATCGAGGACCTGAAGGTTCGGCGCTACCCGCTGCCGAACCTGTGGGCGATCAACTTCGTGATCGAGGGATTCCTCGGCGACGGGGTGTCGTCGTCCCTGCGCTTCGACGCGCAGGCCAAGGGGCTGGGCGAGTTCGCCCGCGCCCGGCACATCCCGGTCCCGTCGTCGCTGATCTCCTGA
- a CDS encoding acyl-CoA carboxylase subunit beta: MPQLHSRINTRSPEYAANREAMLGMLDEIAEQNAKVLAGGGEKYVARHRKRGKLLARERVELLVDRGSALLELSPLAGYGTEHPLGGGVMTAVGVVEGTECLIIANDPTIRGGSQSPVSVAKAMRAYEVARVNKLPLINLTESGGADLPFQSQIFVPGGASFKEISRLSKNGVPTIALVFGSSTAGGAYVPGMSDYTVFVKGGAQVFLGGPPLVKMATNEDADEETLGGAEMHAKTSGSADYLARDEHEAIALGRQIMRHLRMSRPAPDGVTGPDPVYDVEEMLGIPSVDPRTPYDIREVIARTVDGSVFEEFKPLYGANLVTGWARLHGRDIGILGNNGILFSEESQKGAHFIQLCNHQEIPLLFIHNITGFMVGTRYEQGGIIKDGSKLINAVSNSCVPHYSLMVGNSYGAGNYAMSGRAYDPRFVFSWPTHKIAVMGGKQLAGVLSIVRQNAAKAAGQALDEEAEAKARAVVEAQIDKESTALYATGQLWDDGIIDPRDTRTVLGIAMSAARGNPLDSERGYAAFRM; the protein is encoded by the coding sequence GTGCCACAACTACACAGCCGCATCAACACACGATCACCGGAGTACGCCGCCAACCGCGAGGCGATGCTCGGCATGCTCGACGAGATCGCCGAGCAGAACGCCAAGGTACTCGCCGGCGGCGGCGAGAAGTACGTCGCCCGGCACCGCAAGCGCGGCAAGCTGCTGGCCCGCGAGCGCGTCGAGCTGCTCGTCGACCGCGGTTCGGCGCTCCTGGAGCTCTCACCGTTGGCCGGTTACGGCACCGAGCACCCCCTCGGTGGCGGCGTGATGACCGCCGTCGGCGTGGTCGAAGGCACCGAGTGCCTGATCATCGCCAACGACCCGACGATCCGCGGCGGCTCGCAGTCCCCGGTCAGCGTCGCCAAGGCGATGCGCGCCTACGAGGTCGCCCGGGTCAACAAGCTGCCGCTGATCAACCTCACTGAGTCCGGCGGTGCCGACCTGCCCTTCCAGTCGCAGATCTTCGTGCCCGGCGGCGCGTCCTTCAAGGAGATCAGCCGGCTGAGCAAGAACGGCGTCCCGACGATCGCGCTCGTGTTCGGCTCGTCGACCGCCGGCGGCGCCTATGTGCCCGGCATGAGCGACTACACCGTCTTCGTCAAGGGCGGCGCCCAGGTCTTCCTCGGCGGACCCCCGCTGGTGAAGATGGCGACCAACGAGGACGCCGACGAGGAGACCCTCGGCGGCGCCGAGATGCACGCGAAGACCTCCGGCAGCGCCGACTACCTCGCGCGCGACGAGCACGAGGCGATCGCGCTGGGCCGGCAGATCATGCGGCACCTGCGCATGTCGCGCCCGGCACCCGACGGCGTGACTGGGCCGGATCCGGTGTACGACGTCGAGGAGATGCTCGGCATCCCGTCGGTCGACCCGCGGACGCCGTACGACATCCGCGAGGTCATCGCCCGCACCGTCGACGGATCGGTGTTCGAGGAGTTCAAGCCGTTGTACGGCGCCAACCTGGTCACCGGCTGGGCGCGGCTGCACGGCCGCGACATCGGCATCCTGGGCAACAACGGCATCCTGTTCAGCGAGGAGTCGCAGAAGGGTGCGCACTTCATCCAGCTGTGCAACCACCAGGAGATCCCGCTGCTGTTCATCCACAACATCACCGGGTTCATGGTGGGCACCCGCTACGAGCAGGGCGGCATCATCAAGGACGGCTCGAAGCTCATCAACGCCGTGTCGAACTCCTGCGTGCCGCACTACTCGCTGATGGTCGGCAACTCGTACGGCGCCGGCAACTACGCGATGAGCGGCCGCGCCTACGACCCACGTTTCGTCTTCTCCTGGCCGACGCACAAGATCGCCGTCATGGGTGGAAAGCAGCTCGCTGGAGTGCTGTCGATCGTCCGGCAGAACGCGGCGAAGGCCGCGGGTCAGGCGCTCGACGAGGAGGCAGAGGCCAAGGCCCGCGCCGTCGTCGAGGCGCAGATCGACAAGGAATCCACCGCCCTCTACGCCACTGGCCAGCTGTGGGACGACGGGATCATCGATCCCCGCGACACCCGCACCGTGCTCGGCATCGCGATGTCGGCCGCCCGTGGCAACCCCCTCGACTCTGAGCGCGGCTACGCCGCCTTCCGGATGTGA
- a CDS encoding bifunctional 2-polyprenyl-6-hydroxyphenol methylase/3-demethylubiquinol 3-O-methyltransferase UbiG — MPDQYWNHNTHYHSWVLDRAREHRGDALDVGCGDGLLVERLALVCDHVTGIDTDPHAVQLATDRTARLPNVDIELAGLGSMRGRQFDFVSMVAVLHHLPLREGLMLARDLVAPGGGLAIVGLTRTAGGLDWLFALVQAPVAHLLGRLRGKTDYDGMAATDPAHTLAELRDVVDEVLPGARIRRALLWRYLLTWRRPPDSGTNPSPDVGSVPRSA; from the coding sequence ATGCCCGATCAGTACTGGAACCACAACACGCACTATCACTCGTGGGTTCTCGATCGCGCCCGCGAGCACCGTGGTGATGCGTTGGACGTCGGCTGTGGCGACGGACTGCTCGTCGAGCGACTGGCCCTGGTGTGCGACCACGTCACCGGGATCGACACCGATCCACACGCCGTGCAGCTAGCGACCGACCGTACGGCGCGGCTACCGAACGTCGACATCGAGCTGGCCGGACTGGGCTCGATGCGAGGGCGGCAGTTCGACTTCGTCAGCATGGTCGCCGTCCTGCATCATCTCCCGCTGCGTGAAGGGCTGATGCTCGCGCGCGACCTGGTGGCGCCCGGCGGAGGGCTGGCGATCGTCGGCCTGACCCGAACGGCGGGCGGGCTCGACTGGCTGTTCGCGCTCGTCCAGGCGCCGGTCGCCCACCTCCTCGGGCGGCTTCGCGGCAAGACCGACTACGACGGCATGGCCGCCACCGATCCCGCACACACGCTCGCCGAGTTGCGCGACGTCGTCGATGAGGTACTCCCGGGAGCGCGGATCAGGCGTGCCCTGCTGTGGCGCTACCTGCTCACCTGGCGCCGTCCACCCGATTCTGGAACCAATCCTTCGCCAGACGTTGGATCCGTTCCACGATCGGCTTAG
- a CDS encoding maleylpyruvate isomerase family mycothiol-dependent enzyme: MADIESLVADLQAEQESLDAVLAQVDEAAWQTDTPAEGWKVQDQVAHLTYFDGAVTQAITDPDAFTATLTERAADPNYVNVVAEPLVALPSSELWAKWKAGRQPMYDAMLGADPKGRYPWYGPPMSVASACTARIMETWAHGQDVADGLGIEREPSDRIAHVVFIGYKARPFAYANRGMEVPEGEVRFELTLPSGKPLVLGARPANNPQAAGLGSMGAVPAAVGDVNVIRGTALDMALLVTQRRHRADTSLEAEGPLAEEFLDVAQAFAGPPGGGRKPGQFPRS, encoded by the coding sequence ATGGCCGATATCGAGTCCTTGGTAGCCGATCTGCAGGCGGAGCAGGAGTCGCTCGATGCGGTCCTTGCCCAAGTGGACGAGGCCGCGTGGCAGACCGACACCCCGGCCGAGGGCTGGAAGGTGCAGGACCAGGTCGCGCACCTGACGTATTTCGACGGCGCCGTCACCCAGGCGATCACGGACCCGGACGCTTTCACTGCCACGCTCACCGAGCGAGCCGCCGACCCCAACTACGTCAACGTGGTCGCCGAGCCGTTGGTGGCACTGCCGTCGTCCGAGCTGTGGGCGAAGTGGAAGGCCGGCCGGCAGCCGATGTACGACGCGATGCTGGGCGCTGACCCGAAGGGCCGCTACCCCTGGTACGGCCCGCCGATGTCGGTCGCGTCGGCCTGCACCGCCCGGATCATGGAGACCTGGGCCCACGGGCAGGACGTCGCCGACGGCCTCGGCATCGAGCGCGAGCCGAGCGACCGCATCGCGCACGTCGTCTTCATCGGTTACAAGGCCCGCCCGTTCGCCTACGCCAACCGCGGTATGGAGGTTCCGGAGGGCGAGGTCCGCTTCGAGCTCACGCTGCCCTCGGGCAAGCCGCTGGTGCTCGGTGCACGGCCCGCGAACAACCCGCAGGCGGCCGGGCTCGGCTCGATGGGCGCCGTCCCCGCGGCGGTGGGCGATGTGAACGTCATCCGCGGCACGGCGCTCGACATGGCGCTGCTGGTCACCCAGCGCCGGCACCGCGCCGACACCTCGCTCGAGGCGGAGGGTCCGCTGGCCGAGGAGTTCCTCGACGTTGCACAGGCTTTCGCCGGGCCGCCCGGAGGCGGCCGCAAGCCCGGCCAGTTCCCCCGGTCCTGA
- a CDS encoding SRPBCC family protein has product MSKWSDAMSTGMVVSAAASDEAARAGSPEMDIDHLLVALAMSGGPAGAILRRHGVSLDSVRAAITAVRDRELSTLGITATETGPMPQRPLGDVNLDWSRRAQEVLSGTGGEYDGTGLLRSLLAEPSGTIAQILRELNVDPDAVRADIDSAKTQGLGTDVRYEHRGRHLPTAAEGFAPAPVEQVWELVSDPLRLPEWDSAVQAISPAGPGKWIGRQDRRKLRGGIVEGHQQMQIRVLASEADTHRVIYERTWPSRRRSGDHRVTVELEPVKDGTRVIVHSSVRLASGVRRLLQVFFTPLGRFMISAQAAHLASGITRRFR; this is encoded by the coding sequence ATGAGCAAGTGGAGTGACGCGATGAGCACCGGCATGGTCGTCTCCGCCGCCGCGTCCGATGAGGCGGCCCGAGCAGGCAGCCCAGAGATGGACATCGATCACCTGCTCGTGGCACTGGCCATGTCCGGCGGCCCCGCGGGCGCCATCCTTCGCAGACACGGCGTCTCGCTCGACTCCGTCCGGGCTGCAATCACTGCGGTGCGTGATCGCGAGCTGAGCACGCTGGGCATCACGGCTACGGAGACCGGGCCAATGCCGCAGCGGCCACTCGGCGATGTGAACCTCGACTGGTCGCGCCGCGCCCAGGAAGTGCTGTCCGGCACCGGCGGTGAGTACGACGGCACCGGCCTGTTGCGCTCGCTGCTGGCCGAGCCGTCGGGCACCATCGCGCAGATCCTGCGCGAGCTGAACGTCGACCCTGACGCCGTACGCGCCGACATCGACTCCGCCAAGACCCAGGGGCTCGGCACCGACGTCCGCTACGAGCACCGGGGGCGTCACCTGCCGACCGCGGCCGAAGGATTCGCGCCTGCACCGGTCGAACAGGTCTGGGAGCTGGTCAGCGATCCGCTGCGACTGCCTGAGTGGGACTCGGCGGTGCAGGCGATCAGCCCGGCAGGGCCGGGCAAGTGGATCGGGCGGCAGGATCGAAGGAAGCTACGTGGCGGGATCGTCGAGGGGCACCAGCAGATGCAGATCCGGGTTCTGGCGAGCGAGGCCGACACGCACCGCGTGATCTACGAACGCACCTGGCCGAGCCGTCGGCGCTCCGGAGACCACCGCGTCACGGTCGAGCTCGAGCCAGTCAAGGACGGCACTCGCGTGATCGTGCACTCGTCAGTGCGACTGGCCTCCGGCGTACGCCGCCTGCTGCAGGTCTTCTTCACCCCACTGGGCCGGTTCATGATCAGCGCGCAGGCGGCGCACCTGGCGAGTGGGATCACGCGCCGATTCCGCTGA
- a CDS encoding M3 family metallopeptidase: protein MNRSTPGRGTPTWRRTTYLTASGEHVGRIHLDLHPRDGKFKHAAQFSMVEVIESQQLPEGVLACNFSRGLMEHYVWSLVIAKDMSSAFDRDDLFTPTVATRYRDRVLAPGGTKDAADLVADLLSRPYSFDSFAAWLAE, encoded by the coding sequence ATGAACCGGTCGACGCCGGGACGTGGGACGCCGACGTGGCGTCGTACGACGTATCTGACCGCGAGCGGGGAGCACGTCGGGCGCATCCATCTCGACCTGCATCCCCGCGACGGCAAGTTCAAGCACGCGGCCCAGTTCAGCATGGTCGAAGTGATCGAGAGCCAGCAATTACCCGAAGGCGTGCTCGCCTGCAACTTCAGCCGCGGGCTGATGGAGCACTACGTGTGGTCGCTGGTGATCGCCAAAGACATGTCCAGCGCGTTCGACCGCGACGACCTGTTCACACCGACCGTCGCTACTCGGTACCGCGACCGCGTGCTCGCTCCGGGCGGCACGAAGGACGCCGCTGATCTGGTCGCCGACTTGCTCAGCCGGCCGTACTCCTTCGACTCATTCGCCGCCTGGCTCGCCGAGTAG
- a CDS encoding polysaccharide deacetylase family protein produces the protein MRCDRRGFLMIGGLALAGCTARATGGRSDSSSAVPPSASSQPAPASSPAPTSSAPPVPTREEIVAQLGSQTPVEWGLEVPGVVQRSTSPQVALTLDACGGPSGSAVDQQLIDLLRTSQTPATLFLNARWIDANPALTEQLIAEDLFCIANHGTQHVPLSANGRAAYGIPGTASIGAAYDEVMGNQHKLTALMGEPPRFFRPGTAHFDEVCAAMVRALGLLPVNFDINADNGAPASTSAVVAAMDGAVPGSICIGHFNQPAGSTFEGLAQAIPRLRSAGLTFARLDEMTLS, from the coding sequence ATGAGATGTGACCGCAGGGGATTTCTGATGATCGGTGGGCTGGCGCTGGCCGGCTGCACCGCACGGGCCACGGGCGGCCGGTCCGATTCGTCCAGCGCCGTGCCGCCGTCTGCGTCATCGCAGCCCGCTCCGGCGTCCTCGCCCGCTCCCACGTCGAGCGCACCGCCGGTGCCGACCCGCGAGGAGATCGTCGCGCAGCTCGGTTCCCAGACACCCGTCGAGTGGGGTCTGGAGGTCCCCGGCGTCGTCCAGCGCTCCACCTCGCCCCAGGTCGCCCTCACGCTCGACGCCTGCGGCGGTCCCTCCGGCTCAGCGGTCGATCAGCAGCTCATCGACCTGCTCCGGACGTCGCAGACGCCCGCAACGCTATTCCTGAACGCCCGGTGGATCGATGCCAACCCAGCGCTGACCGAGCAGCTGATCGCCGAGGACCTGTTCTGCATCGCCAACCACGGAACCCAGCATGTGCCGCTGTCGGCGAACGGGCGGGCGGCGTACGGCATCCCCGGGACCGCCTCGATCGGGGCGGCGTACGACGAGGTGATGGGCAACCAGCACAAGCTCACGGCGCTGATGGGTGAGCCACCGCGGTTCTTCCGGCCGGGCACGGCTCACTTCGACGAGGTCTGCGCGGCGATGGTTCGCGCGCTCGGGCTGCTGCCGGTGAACTTCGACATCAACGCCGACAACGGCGCTCCCGCCTCGACGTCCGCGGTGGTGGCAGCGATGGACGGCGCGGTCCCTGGTTCGATCTGCATCGGTCATTTCAACCAGCCCGCCGGGTCGACCTTCGAGGGGCTGGCACAGGCGATTCCCCGGTTGCGGTCCGCCGGTCTTACCTTCGCGCGGTTGGACGAGATGACGCTGTCGTGA
- a CDS encoding TetR/AcrR family transcriptional regulator, translating into MPKVSEEHRSAQRARIDAAVIACIERTGLVALTMADIIKESGLSAGAIYGYYPGKKELTVAVAHSVLGNRLAVLDEVAGRDPLPAPATVLAELLRGMPAPILLQLFASTVSSGELKDVAHQAIARVDAGISSYLVTWFERQGVPTAEAKRRAALVTPAMLGLAQGYVIQSGVRLDLELDDYIAAIEALLSGLLGEPGGE; encoded by the coding sequence ATGCCCAAGGTCAGCGAGGAGCATCGCTCCGCCCAACGTGCCCGTATCGACGCGGCCGTGATCGCGTGCATCGAGCGCACCGGCCTGGTCGCTTTGACGATGGCCGACATCATCAAAGAATCGGGCCTGAGCGCCGGCGCTATCTACGGCTACTACCCGGGAAAGAAAGAGCTGACGGTGGCCGTCGCCCACTCGGTGCTGGGCAATCGTCTGGCGGTGCTCGACGAGGTCGCTGGCCGTGATCCGCTGCCGGCGCCGGCAACTGTCCTCGCCGAGCTGCTGCGCGGGATGCCCGCGCCGATCCTCCTGCAGCTGTTCGCCTCGACCGTGTCGAGCGGCGAACTCAAAGACGTCGCGCACCAGGCGATCGCTCGGGTCGACGCGGGGATCTCGAGCTACCTCGTCACGTGGTTCGAGCGGCAGGGGGTGCCGACGGCCGAAGCGAAGCGCCGGGCGGCCCTCGTGACGCCGGCAATGCTCGGGTTGGCGCAGGGCTACGTCATCCAGAGCGGCGTACGGCTCGACCTCGAACTCGACGACTACATCGCGGCGATCGAGGCGTTGCTGTCTGGGCTACTCGGCGAGCCAGGCGGCGAATGA
- a CDS encoding enoyl-CoA hydratase family protein, producing the protein MTELVHLDIADGVGTITLDSQENRNALSAQLMDELLTHLKTCGESDDVRAIVLTNAGKVFCAGADLKTATSGGGMNTGDMMVEMLRTIAALPKPVVVLARGPVRAGGLGIVGAADIAIVGEDQTFAFTEARLGLTPAIISLTTLPRMDQRLASRWYLTGETFDGKAAESAGLVSRAVPADQLDAVLKETLDGLLQASPQGLAKTKELLGRDLVRHIDENGTDMVTLSEGLFASDEAREGMLAFREKRKPSWQQ; encoded by the coding sequence ATGACCGAGTTGGTCCACCTCGACATCGCCGACGGCGTCGGCACCATCACCCTCGACTCGCAGGAGAACCGCAACGCGCTCTCGGCCCAGCTGATGGACGAGCTGCTCACCCACCTGAAGACGTGCGGCGAGTCGGACGACGTCCGCGCGATCGTGCTGACCAACGCCGGCAAGGTGTTCTGTGCGGGGGCAGACCTCAAGACCGCGACCAGCGGAGGCGGCATGAACACCGGCGACATGATGGTCGAGATGCTGCGCACCATCGCCGCCCTGCCCAAGCCGGTCGTGGTGCTCGCGCGTGGCCCGGTGCGCGCCGGTGGCCTCGGCATCGTCGGAGCGGCGGACATCGCGATCGTCGGCGAGGACCAGACGTTCGCCTTCACCGAGGCCCGCCTCGGCCTCACGCCGGCGATCATCTCGCTGACCACACTGCCGCGGATGGATCAGCGCCTGGCCAGCCGCTGGTATCTCACCGGGGAGACCTTCGACGGCAAGGCGGCCGAGAGTGCCGGCCTGGTCAGCCGCGCCGTCCCGGCCGATCAGCTGGACGCCGTCCTGAAGGAGACTCTCGACGGGCTGCTGCAGGCATCGCCGCAGGGCCTGGCGAAGACTAAGGAGCTGCTCGGGCGCGATCTCGTGCGGCACATCGACGAGAACGGCACCGACATGGTGACCCTGTCCGAGGGGCTGTTCGCCTCCGACGAGGCCCGCGAGGGCATGCTCGCCTTCCGAGAGAAGCGCAAGCCCTCCTGGCAGCAGTAG
- a CDS encoding biotin carboxylase N-terminal domain-containing protein, with amino-acid sequence MTRISCILVANRGEIVSRVARTASRLGVRTVGVYSSSDADSRYLDDVDLAVSLGDDSQSSPYLSIENIIDACRRTGADAVHPGYGFLAENAEFARAVGEAGLIWIGPTPEAIDAMGGKIGAKQIAAEAGVPVLDSVTVGEDVAASIDDIKALQPPLLVKPSAGGGGKGMVRLDSHDGLERALETARRGAESAFGDGTLFVERYLEGPRHVEVQILGDTRGSVVHLGTRDCSVQRRHQKIIEEAPAPDTNPVELARQICDSAVALAKQIGYVGAGTVEFLAFDGGYAFLEMNTRLQVEHAVTEEVTGVDLVEQQIRIAEGAPLTPWVGGADELIAGHSIEARVYAEDPARDYLPSPGLITHWSAPELEGVRWEIGVRSGSEVSVRFDPMIAKAVATADDRPTAIALLRKALSAVEVAGISTNIPQLLAILDDDEFVGTAVGTDFLERRAELVGSDADAEDVRLAAVAAALQSLLHKPTGPVVQAFAPVGFRNLRSQPVQTHFTHTSGDLQVDLTPERDGTWTWQDGETARPVRVARLEDDRIAIEVDGMRRSFAITAGDPTLVGTPRGVISLHPVAADGSDDAEGIAGSVEAPLPGLVVAIEVEVGDKVGADQTLVVLEAMKMEHKLTAGGPGVVKEILVGVGDSVDYQAALVVVEEDES; translated from the coding sequence ATGACCCGAATCTCCTGCATCCTCGTCGCCAACCGGGGCGAGATCGTCTCCCGAGTCGCGCGTACGGCGTCTCGCCTGGGCGTCCGCACCGTTGGCGTCTACTCCTCCAGCGACGCCGACTCCCGCTATCTCGACGACGTCGACCTGGCGGTGTCCCTCGGCGACGACTCGCAGAGCTCGCCCTACCTGTCTATAGAGAACATCATCGATGCGTGCCGCCGTACCGGGGCGGACGCCGTACATCCCGGGTACGGCTTCCTCGCCGAGAACGCCGAGTTCGCCCGCGCCGTGGGTGAGGCGGGGCTGATCTGGATCGGTCCGACCCCCGAGGCGATCGACGCGATGGGCGGCAAGATCGGCGCGAAGCAGATCGCGGCCGAGGCCGGCGTCCCGGTGCTGGACTCGGTCACCGTCGGCGAGGACGTCGCGGCGTCCATCGACGACATCAAGGCGCTGCAGCCACCGCTGCTGGTCAAGCCGTCCGCTGGCGGCGGCGGCAAGGGCATGGTGCGACTGGACTCGCACGACGGGCTGGAGCGGGCGCTGGAGACCGCCCGCCGCGGCGCCGAGTCCGCCTTCGGCGATGGCACCCTGTTCGTCGAGCGCTATCTGGAGGGCCCGCGGCACGTGGAGGTGCAGATCCTCGGCGACACCCGGGGCTCCGTCGTCCACCTGGGCACCCGCGACTGCTCGGTGCAGCGCCGGCACCAGAAGATCATCGAGGAGGCGCCGGCTCCCGACACCAACCCGGTCGAGCTGGCGCGCCAGATCTGCGACTCGGCAGTCGCGCTGGCCAAGCAGATCGGCTACGTCGGCGCCGGAACCGTCGAGTTCCTGGCGTTCGACGGCGGCTATGCCTTCCTCGAGATGAACACCCGCCTGCAGGTCGAGCATGCCGTCACCGAGGAGGTCACCGGCGTCGACCTGGTCGAGCAGCAGATCCGGATCGCCGAGGGCGCCCCGCTGACCCCATGGGTGGGCGGCGCCGACGAGCTGATCGCGGGGCACTCGATCGAGGCCCGGGTGTACGCCGAAGACCCGGCGCGCGACTACCTGCCCTCCCCCGGGCTGATCACGCACTGGTCGGCACCCGAGCTGGAAGGCGTGCGCTGGGAGATCGGCGTCCGGTCGGGAAGCGAGGTCAGCGTCCGGTTCGACCCGATGATCGCCAAGGCGGTCGCCACCGCTGACGACCGCCCGACCGCCATCGCGTTGCTGCGCAAGGCGCTCAGCGCCGTCGAGGTGGCCGGGATCAGCACCAACATCCCGCAGCTGCTGGCGATCTTGGACGACGATGAGTTCGTCGGCACGGCGGTCGGCACCGACTTCCTGGAGCGCCGTGCCGAGCTGGTCGGTTCCGATGCCGACGCGGAGGACGTGCGCCTGGCCGCCGTCGCTGCCGCACTCCAGTCGCTGCTGCATAAGCCGACGGGGCCGGTCGTGCAGGCCTTCGCCCCGGTCGGGTTCCGCAACCTGCGCAGCCAGCCGGTCCAGACCCACTTCACCCACACCAGTGGCGATCTGCAGGTGGACCTGACACCCGAGCGGGACGGCACCTGGACCTGGCAGGACGGCGAGACCGCCCGTCCGGTGCGCGTCGCCCGCCTCGAGGACGACCGCATCGCGATCGAGGTCGACGGCATGCGGCGCTCTTTCGCCATCACCGCAGGCGACCCGACATTGGTCGGCACCCCGCGCGGCGTCATCTCGCTGCACCCGGTGGCGGCCGACGGGTCGGACGACGCCGAGGGCATCGCCGGCAGCGTCGAGGCGCCGCTGCCCGGACTCGTGGTTGCGATCGAGGTCGAGGTGGGCGACAAGGTCGGAGCCGACCAGACTCTTGTCGTCCTCGAGGCCATGAAGATGGAGCACAAGCTCACCGCGGGCGGGCCCGGCGTGGTGAAGGAGATCCTGGTCGGCGTCGGCGACTCCGTCGACTACCAGGCGGCCCTCGTCGTCGTCGAGGAGGATGAGTCATGA